From Callithrix jacchus isolate 240 chromosome 3, calJac240_pri, whole genome shotgun sequence, a single genomic window includes:
- the C3H4orf33 gene encoding UPF0462 protein C4orf33 homolog isoform X1 codes for MDFKIEHTWDGFPVKHEPVFIRLNPGDRGVMMDISAPFFNDPPAPLGDPGKPFNELWDYEVVEAFFLNGMTEQYLEVELCPHGQHLVLLLSGRRSVWKQELPLSFRVSRGETKWEGKAFLPWSYFPPNVTKFNSFAIHGSKDKRSYEALYPVPQYELQQGQKPDFHHLEYFKPFNFNTLLGEEWKQPESDLWLIEKCDI; via the exons ATGGATTTTAAAATTGAACACACTTGGGATGGTTTTCCAGTGAAGCATGAGCCAGTATTTATCAGGCTGAATCCAGGTGACAGAGGAGTGATGATGGACATTAGCGCTCCATTTTTCAATGATCCTCCAGCCCCACTTGGAGATCCAGGAAAACCTTTCAATGAACTGTGGGATTATGAAG TTGTGGAAGCATTTTTCTTGAATGGTATGACTGAGCAGTATTTAGAAGTTGAACTTTGTCC CCACGGCCAGCATTTAGTGCTTTTACTTTCTGGAAGAAGAAGTGTGTGGAaa CAAGAACTTCCTTTATCATTCAGAGTGTCCAGAGGAGAGACAAAATGGGAAGGCAAAGCTTTTCTTCCTTGGAGTTATTTTCCACCAAATGTGACAAAATTCAATTCATTTGCAATTCATGGATCAAAAGATAAACGAAGTTATGAAGCTCTTTACCCTGTACCTCAGTATGAACTGCAACAAGGACAAAAACCTGACTt ccATCACCTAGAATACTTCAAGCCTTTCAATTTTAACACACTGCTTGGAGAAGAATGGAAACAACCAGAATCAGACCTATGGCTAATAGAGAAATGTGATATATAG
- the C3H4orf33 gene encoding UPF0462 protein C4orf33 homolog isoform X2, which produces MDFKIEHTWDGFPVKHEPVFIRLNPGDRGVMMDISAPFFNDPPAPLGDPGKPFNELWDYEVVEAFFLNGMTEQYLEVELCPHGQHLVLLLSGRRSVWKQELPLSFRVSRGETKWEGKAFLPWSYFPPNVTKFNSFAIHGSKDKRSYEALYPVPQYELQQGQKPDL; this is translated from the exons ATGGATTTTAAAATTGAACACACTTGGGATGGTTTTCCAGTGAAGCATGAGCCAGTATTTATCAGGCTGAATCCAGGTGACAGAGGAGTGATGATGGACATTAGCGCTCCATTTTTCAATGATCCTCCAGCCCCACTTGGAGATCCAGGAAAACCTTTCAATGAACTGTGGGATTATGAAG TTGTGGAAGCATTTTTCTTGAATGGTATGACTGAGCAGTATTTAGAAGTTGAACTTTGTCC CCACGGCCAGCATTTAGTGCTTTTACTTTCTGGAAGAAGAAGTGTGTGGAaa CAAGAACTTCCTTTATCATTCAGAGTGTCCAGAGGAGAGACAAAATGGGAAGGCAAAGCTTTTCTTCCTTGGAGTTATTTTCCACCAAATGTGACAAAATTCAATTCATTTGCAATTCATGGATCAAAAGATAAACGAAGTTATGAAGCTCTTTACCCTGTACCTCAGTATGAACTGCAACAAGGACAAAAACCTGACTt GTAG